From the genome of Chanos chanos chromosome 5, fChaCha1.1, whole genome shotgun sequence, one region includes:
- the bag1 gene encoding BAG family molecular chaperone regulator 1, whose translation MAENSITVTVAYGATKHNITLSGQDGNEPLLKDLCEALTEATGVPVASQKVIFKGKSLKEMDESLSSFGMKQGCKLMMIGKRNSPEEEAELKKLKDIEKSVEQTAKKLEKVDGELTGLKNGFLAKDLQADALNKLDRRVKVAAEQFMKILEQIDAMAVPENFSDCRMKKKGLVKTVQGFLAQCDKIEAGISDHLAKIQSKNLALAE comes from the exons ATGGCCGAGAACTCTATCACAGTGACAGTTGCCTATG gcGCTACGAAGCACAATATCACGTTATCAGGACAGGATGGAAACGAACCATTATTAAAGGATTTGTGCGAAGCACTGACAGAAGCCACCGGCGTCCCGGTTGCCTCTcagaaagtcatttttaaag GAAAATCTCTTAAGGAGATGGATGAAAGTCTCTCTAGTTTTGGGATGAAGCAAGGTTGTAAGCTTATGATGATTGGGAAAAGG AACAGTCCTGAGGAGGAGGCAGAGCTGAAGAAACTGAAGGACATCGAGAAGTCAGTGGAGCAAACAGCCAAGAAGCTAGAGAAAGTGGATGGCGAACTGACAGGGCTGAAGAAT GGTTTCTTAGCAAAGGATCTGCAGGCAGATGCCCTCAACAAACTGGACCGTAGGGTCAAAGTTGCCGCTGAGCAGTTCATGAAGATTCTAGAACAGATTGATGCTATG GCTGTGCCTGAAAACTTCAGCGACTGTaggatgaagaaaaaaggaTTAGTGAAAACCGTTCAG GGATTCCTTGCTCAGTGTGACAAGATTGAAGCTGGCATATCAGATCACCTTGCTAAGATTCAGTCGAAAAATCTGGCCCTGGCTGAGTAG
- the myl12.2 gene encoding myosin, light chain 12, 2 has protein sequence MSSKRAKGKTTKKRPQRATSNVFAMFDQSQIQEFKEAFNMIDQNRDGFIDKEDLHDMLASLGKNPTDEYLEAMMNEAPGPINFTMFLTMFGEKLNGTDPEDVIRNAFACFDEEGTGFIQEDYLRELLTTMGDRFTDEEVDELFREAPIDKKGNFNYVEFTRILKHGAKDKDD, from the exons ATGTCGAGCAAAAGAGCCAAGGGAAAGACCACTAAAAAGCGCCCTCAGCGCGCCACCTCCAACGTGTTTGCCATGTTCGATCAATCACAGATCCAGGAGTTCAAAGAGGCTTTCAATATGATCGACCAAAACCGTGACGGATTCATAGACAAAGAGGACCTGCATGACATGCTTGCTTCCTTAG GTAAAAACCCCACAGATGAATATCTGGAGGCCATGATGAATGAAGCCCCTGGTCCTATTAACTTCACAATGTTCCTGACGATGTTTGGAGAAAAGCTGAATGGCACAGACCCGGAGGACGTCATCAGAAATGCATTCGCATGCTTCGATGAAGAGGGTACAG GTTTCATCCAAGAGGATTACCTTCGGGAGCTGCTGACCACCATGGGAGACAGATTTACAGATGAGGAGGTAGATGAGCTCTTTAGGGAGGCGCCCATTGACAAGAAGGGAAACTTCAACTATGTGGAGTTCACGCGCATCCTAAAACATGGTGCCAAGGATAAAGATGACTGA
- the chmp5a gene encoding charged multivesicular body protein 5, which yields MNRIFGKAKPKSPSPNLSDCIGNIDARTESIDKKIARLDAELLKYKDQMKKMRDGPSKNTVKQKAMRVLKQKRMYEGQRDQLAQQSFNMEQANYTIQSLRDTKTTVEAMKIGAKEMKKAYKQVKIDQIEDLQDQLEDMMEEANEVQEALSRSYGTPDIDEDELEAELDALGDELLLDDDTSYLDEASSAPSIPEGMPSDSKTNKDGVLVDEFGLPQIPAT from the exons ATGAACCGAATTTTCGGTAAGGCCAAGCCTAAATCACCTTCTCCAAACTTATCTGACTGCATCGGAAAT ATTGATGCAAGGACAGAATCTATTGATAAGAAAATCGCAAGACTTGATGCAGAACTGCTCAAATACAAGGACCAGATGAAGAAGATGAGGGACGGCCCATCAAAG aacacgGTGAAACAGAAGGCTATGAGAGTTCTGAAGCAGAAACGGAT GTATGAAGGTCAAAGAGATCAGCTAGCTCAGCAGTCCTTTAATATGGAACAGGCCAACTATACCATCCAGTCACTAAGggacacaaaaacaaca GTGGAGGCTATGAAGATTGGAGCgaaggaaatgaaaaaggcTTATAAACAAGTGAAAATAGATCAAATTGAG GACCTACAAGACCAGCTGGAAGATATGATGGAAGAGGCCAATGAAGTACAGGAAGCCCTTAGTCGCAGTTATGGCACACCTGACATTGATGAGGATGAGCttgaagcag AACTGGATGCTCTTGGAGATGAGTTGCTGTTGGACGATGACACCTCTTACCTGGATGAAGCCTCATCTGCCCCTTCCATACCAGAAGGCATGCCTAGCGACAGCAAAACCAACAAG gATGGTGTCCTTGTTGATGAGTTTGGTTTACCACAGATTCCTGCCACATAA